One Camelina sativa cultivar DH55 chromosome 3, Cs, whole genome shotgun sequence genomic window carries:
- the LOC104764397 gene encoding uncharacterized protein LOC104764397, which translates to MQHGGNKSGGKSNVWANANLTKTMAALDEFKSGFPSGALSTVSNKWWGRPEKGGREDGGEEITEDGDVKDEAASEKQSSLVAIRKRIAEEGREHGLRQGFGSKKPDKRDHALLFQIFESSLPKDWVTDSS; encoded by the coding sequence ATGCAGCATGGTGGAAACAAGAGTGGGGGGAAGTCCAATGTGTGGGCTAACGCTAATTTGACTAAGACAATGGCAGCTTTAGACGAGTTCAAATCTGGATTCCCATCAGGCGCTTTATCAACTGTATCAAACAAATGGTGGGGAAGACCAGAGAAAGGCGGACGCGAAGATGGAGGAGAAGAGATTACTGAAGATGGAGATGTCAAGGACGAGGCAGCTTCTGAGAAACAAAGTTCTTTGGTAGCTATTAGGAAAAGAATAGCGGAAGAAGGAAGGGAACATGGTCTGCGTCAAGGATTTGGTTCAAAAAAACCAGACAAGAGAGATCATGCCCTACTGTTTCAGATCTTCGAGTCTTCACTGCCAAAGGATTGGGTTACTGATTCTTCCTAA
- the LOC104764417 gene encoding glycerol-3-phosphate acyltransferase 1, protein MVLPEVLVILAEWVLYRLLANSCYRAARKLRGYGFQLKNLLNLSKAQSPHSNSHYQQQQQYQYLQDSLNPLFPSVTKYQELVDKNRASSVSSDHRDTFVCEIDGVLLRQHSSKHFHTFFPYFMLVAFEGGSIIRAILLLISCSFLWALQQETKLKVLSFITFSGLRVKDMDNVSRSVLPKFFLENLNLQVYDIWARSDYSKVVFTSLPQVIVERFLREHLNADDVIGTKLQEIEVMGRRFYTGLASGSGFIEKHKSAKDYFLDNKKKPTLGIGSSSSPHDHIFISICNEAYLWNEEDSMNKNNTLPRERYPKPLIFHDGRLAFLPTPLATLAMFVWLPIGFFLAVFRISVGVLFPYHVANFLASLSGVRITFKTHNLNNGPPEKGRSGVLYVCNHRTLLDPVFLTTSLGKPLTAVTYSLSKFSELIAPLKTVSLKRDRKKDGEAMQRLLSKGDLVVCPEGTTCREPYLLRFSPLFAELTEDIVPVAVNARVSMFYGTTASGLKCLDPIVFLMNPRPVYCLEVLKKLPKEMTCAGGKSSFEVANFIQGELARVLGFECTNLTRKDKYLVLAGNEGIVR, encoded by the exons ATGGTTTTACCAGAGGTTCTAGTGATCCTAGCAGAGTGGGTTCTTTACCGTCTTCTTGCTAATTCATGTTACAGAGCTGCAAGAAAGCTAAGAGGCTATGGTTTCCAATTGAAAAATCTCCTAAACCTCTCCAAAGCACAATCGCCACACAGCAATTCtcattatcaacaacaacaacaataccagTACCTCCAAGATTCTCTAAACCCTCTATTCCCAAGCGTTACAAAGTACCAAGAGCTCGtagacaaaaacagagcaagctctgtttcttctgatCATCGTGATACCTTTGTCTGCGAAATCGATGGTGTTTTATTAAGACAACACTCGAGTAAACACTTCCACACGTTCTTTCCTTACTTCATGCTCGTAGCCTTCGAAGGAGGATCAATCATCAGAGCGATCCTTCTCTTGATCTCTTGTTCTTTCCTCTGGGCTCTGCAACAAGAGACCAAACTCAAAGTTCTCTCTTTCATAACCTTCTCAGGTCTTAGAGTCAAAGACATGGACAATGTTTCTAGATCGGTTCTACCCAAGTTCTTCCTGGAGAACTTGAATCTCCAGGTTTACGACATCTGGGCTCGATCTGACTACTCTAAAGTTGTGTTCACGAGCTTGCCGCAAGTGATTGTGGAGAGGTTCCTTAGAGAACACCTCAACGCTGATGATGTGATTGGGACTAAACTGCAAGAAATAGAAGTCATGGGGAGGAGATTCTATACCGGCTTAGCTTCAGGGTCTGGTTTCATAGAGAAACATAAATCAGCTAAAGACTACTTCCTTGATAACAAGAAGAAGCCAACACTTGGAATTGGAAGCTCTTCAAGCCCACATGATCACATCTTCATCTCCATTTGCAAC GAAGCTTATCTTTGGAACGAAGAAGATTCCATGAACAAGAACAACACATTGCCTAGAGAAAGATACCCAAAGCCATTAATATTCCACGACGGGAGATTGGCTTTCTTGCCAACACCGTTAGCTACACTAGCTATGTTCGTATGGCTGCCTATCGGATTCTTCCTCGCTGTCTTCAGGATCTCCGTAGGAGTCTTGTTTCCTTACCACGTAGCCAATTTCTTGGCTTCTTTGTCCGGTGTAAGGATCACTTTCAAGACCCATAATTTGAACAACGGTCCTCCGGAGAAAGGTAGAAGTGGTGTCTTGTATGTATGCAACCATAGGACCCTCCTTGACCCAGTTTTTCTCACCACTTCACTTGGCAAGCCCTTGACCGCGGTTACTTATAGCCTAAGCAAGTTCTCAGAGCTCATAGCGCCTCTCAAGACGGTTAGCCTTAAAAGAGACAGGAAGAAAGACGGTGAGGCAATGCAGAGACTACTAAGCAAAGGAGATCTAGTTGTTTGTCCCGAAGGAACCACTTGTAGAGAGCCTTATCTATTAAGATTCAGTCCTTTGTTCGCTGAGCTGACGGAAGACATTGTTCCCGTGGCTGTGAATGCTCGAGTGAGCATGTTCTATGGGACAACCGCGAGCGGGCTCAAGTGTTTAGACCCAATCGTTTTCCTCATGAACCCTAGGCCGGTTTATTGTCTCGAGGTTCTGAAGAAGTTGCCAAAAGAGATGACTTGTGCTGGAGGTAAGTCAAGCTTTGAAGTTGCGAATTTCATACAGGGAGAACTTGCTAGGGTTTTGGGATTTGAATGCACCAATCTTACAAGGAAGGATAAGTATTTGGTTCTTGCTGGAAATGAAGGCATTGTGAGATAA
- the LOC104764371 gene encoding uncharacterized protein LOC104764371, giving the protein MVTTSIGGAPLVVARFRRIPKSLRCFSAAANSDLLRSQLDRLHAEAESTRAKANSNRLRLLRLSEAAENLRKQAAVNVQTGKEDDARDLLLQKKKVTHALDKAKARIELLDTLSSKLHEAISVKETQLIGNISLDLQEDGENSSGGIHIVSPKPKSTEDRHENDQSLLDSEESELIERNFEDNQELLDTGSHVLEDVSTGSILKEVSSYESYLENIDQKLSRIEAELVTVVNVASLVLNREDKPKNLKVQQTAEILDEIRHVRERIANIISKEANFN; this is encoded by the exons ATGGTGACGACGAGCATCGGCGGGGCTCCGCTGGTGGTTGCTCGGTTTCGGCGGATTCCGAAGAGCCTCAGGTGCTTCTCCGCTGCCGCCAATTCTGACCTTCTTCGCTCCCAGCTCGATCGGCTTCACGCAGAGGCAGAATCCACTCGTGCTAAAG CAAACAGTAATAGGTTGAGACTTCTGAGATTATCTGAGGCTGCTGAGAATCTACGGAAACAAGCAGCTGTGAATGTTCAAACAGGGAAAGAGGATGATGCCAGAGACTTGCTTCTTCAGAAGAAAAAAGTTACGCATGCTTTGGACAAGGCGAAAGCTCGTATTGAGTTGCTCGATACGCTTTCTTCTAAACTTCACGAG GCAATATCTGTCAAGGAAACACAGCTGATAGGGAATATATCTTTGGATCTCCAAGAGGATGGAGAGAACAGTTCAGGTGGAATCCACATTGTATCTCCAAAGCCCAAATCGACTGAAGACAGGCACGAAAATGACCAGTCTCTTTTGGATTCTGAGGAGAGTGAACTTATTGAAAGGAATTTTGAGGATAACCAAGAACTTCTCGATACCGGTAGTCATGTACTAGAAGATGTTTCTACTGGTAGCATCCTCAAAGAAGTGTCTTCTTATGAATCTTACTTGGAAAATATAGACCAGAAACTTAGCAGAATTGAAGCTGAACTAGTCACTGTTGTAAATGTTGCATCCTTGGTACTTAATCGTGAAGATAAACCCAAAAATCTAAAGGTTCAGCAGACTGCAGAAATTCTTGATGAGATTCGTCATGTGAGGGAAAG AATCGCAAATATCATTTCCAAAGAGGCAAACTTCAATTAG